Proteins co-encoded in one Cupriavidus metallidurans CH34 genomic window:
- a CDS encoding response regulator transcription factor — MNTLAIPRPLAVGILVPDGIDATIDLLPAARDFHYSIFASLVDLAEVGQSILFDLVVLMLPTVSEPGLAFVDQVRKLGFDTPLVVMVTTPDANGIAHAFHDRIDGFIFDPRSPEIVAAGLIAAHQCYSLSREGRGATFRLGDYVLDMRQHCVLLRGVAVKLSGRQFRLALMLFRSAGKTLTRASIEQEIWGARLPASSRALSTLISTLRMQLGMRSRGPISIHAVSGFGYRLEVGAPAGKISPSVVEDDDVSHARQAA, encoded by the coding sequence ATGAATACCCTCGCCATACCCAGGCCGCTTGCAGTTGGCATTCTGGTGCCGGACGGCATCGATGCGACGATCGATCTGCTTCCGGCTGCCAGAGATTTCCACTACTCGATCTTTGCGTCGTTGGTTGACCTTGCAGAGGTTGGCCAGAGCATTCTGTTCGACCTCGTGGTCCTGATGCTGCCGACTGTCAGTGAGCCGGGTCTGGCGTTTGTCGATCAGGTGAGAAAGCTCGGTTTCGATACGCCGCTGGTTGTTATGGTCACGACGCCAGATGCCAATGGCATTGCACATGCATTCCATGACAGGATCGATGGATTTATTTTTGATCCGCGATCTCCGGAGATCGTCGCCGCCGGGCTGATCGCGGCGCATCAGTGCTATTCACTGTCCCGTGAAGGTAGGGGCGCAACTTTTCGGTTAGGCGACTATGTGCTGGATATGCGGCAGCATTGCGTGTTGCTGCGTGGAGTGGCCGTCAAGCTGTCTGGTCGGCAGTTTCGGCTCGCGCTCATGTTGTTCCGGAGCGCAGGCAAGACGCTGACCCGTGCCAGCATCGAGCAGGAAATCTGGGGTGCAAGGCTGCCGGCCTCGTCCAGGGCATTGTCGACACTGATCTCCACCCTGCGCATGCAGTTGGGCATGCGTTCACGCGGCCCGATTTCGATCCATGCCGTGTCGGGCTTCGGCTATCGACTCGAAGTAGGTGCGCCGGCCGGCAAGATATCTCCGTCAGTAGTCGAGGATGATGACGTTTCCCACGCTCGGCAGGCGGCGTGA
- the aqpZ gene encoding aquaporin Z, protein MNIGKRFTAEWLGTFWLVFGGCGAAVFAAAFPNVGIGLLGVSLAFGLTVVTMAYAIGPVSGCHLNPAVTVGLAVAGRFPVAEAPLYILAQLLGAICAAGTLLYLASANPGFDLMANGLATNGYGAASPGGYGLRAVVTTETLMTAFFLIIIIGATSYRRTRAAAPVAIGLALTLIHLISIPISNTSVNPARSTGPAIIVGGVAIQQLWVFWVAPICGAILAGLLGRLLFVNEAD, encoded by the coding sequence ATGAATATTGGCAAACGATTCACGGCCGAATGGCTGGGCACTTTCTGGCTGGTCTTCGGCGGATGCGGCGCCGCGGTTTTCGCAGCCGCCTTCCCTAACGTTGGTATCGGTCTGCTCGGCGTATCCCTCGCGTTCGGTCTGACGGTCGTCACCATGGCCTATGCCATCGGCCCGGTCTCCGGCTGCCACCTCAACCCGGCCGTCACCGTTGGCCTTGCCGTGGCCGGACGCTTCCCGGTCGCCGAAGCACCGCTGTACATCCTGGCCCAGTTGCTCGGCGCGATCTGCGCCGCCGGCACGCTGCTATACCTGGCAAGCGCCAATCCCGGCTTCGACCTGATGGCCAATGGCCTGGCAACCAATGGCTACGGCGCGGCGTCGCCGGGCGGTTATGGGCTGCGAGCGGTGGTAACGACCGAGACACTGATGACCGCGTTCTTCCTGATCATCATCATCGGCGCCACCAGCTACAGGCGCACGCGCGCAGCAGCACCGGTGGCAATTGGCCTGGCGCTGACGCTGATTCACCTGATCTCGATCCCAATCTCAAACACGTCGGTCAATCCCGCACGCTCGACGGGTCCGGCGATCATCGTTGGCGGGGTAGCGATTCAGCAGTTGTGGGTTTTCTGGGTCGCACCAATCTGCGGCGCGATCCTGGCCGGCCTGCTCGGTCGTCTGCTGTTCGTCAACGAAGCGGACTGA
- a CDS encoding response regulator transcription factor translates to MNSIKIALLDAEPSSATGISKVLEAGGVVSSRFTSSERLFRELRRSVFDVVLVSDNLPDDAATDVVQALRRATTFQMPILIIAHHASQVNLIDAFDAGADDYVMFASDPNSLLPRIIGHHRRARRRGGSGGRQLSAGDYTLDLDACCVRFRAETIRLTPKEFALAKLMFSSPAVTLPRDHIEIVVWGSTLPPLSRALAAMVARLRRVLRLRPEHGVTLRGVHSMGYRLDIAAPESRV, encoded by the coding sequence GTGAACTCGATCAAGATCGCACTGCTTGACGCGGAGCCATCGTCCGCGACCGGCATCAGCAAAGTGCTGGAAGCCGGCGGTGTTGTATCGTCCCGCTTTACCAGTTCCGAAAGGTTGTTTCGGGAGCTCCGGCGTTCTGTATTCGATGTGGTACTGGTGTCGGACAACCTGCCCGACGACGCGGCCACCGATGTCGTCCAGGCACTCCGGCGTGCCACCACGTTCCAGATGCCGATCCTGATCATCGCTCACCACGCGTCCCAGGTGAATCTGATCGACGCTTTCGACGCCGGTGCGGACGACTATGTCATGTTCGCCAGCGACCCGAACAGCCTGTTGCCACGGATCATCGGCCACCATCGGCGCGCCCGCCGGCGCGGAGGATCGGGCGGCAGGCAGCTCAGTGCAGGCGACTACACGCTTGACCTCGATGCCTGCTGCGTGAGGTTCCGCGCAGAGACCATCCGTCTGACGCCCAAGGAGTTTGCGCTGGCCAAGCTGATGTTCTCTTCCCCCGCCGTGACCTTGCCACGTGATCACATCGAGATCGTCGTCTGGGGCAGCACCCTGCCACCGCTATCGCGCGCGCTGGCTGCCATGGTAGCCCGGCTTCGACGCGTGCTTCGGCTCCGCCCGGAGCACGGCGTGACACTGCGGGGCGTGCATTCGATGGGCTACCGGCTCGATATCGCCGCTCCTGAGTCCAGAGTCTAG
- a CDS encoding outer membrane protein assembly factor BamE, with translation MKAKSTWIAVATVLVAAAALQGCSTTSSRLSDDGQSDQIVFPDPASSWPKDGTFPNIDNLRMLAPGMTKSQRYPLLDRPHFNEGFLGVREWDYLFNFRTGRAAPNDVVQCQMKVVFDKNEKTRAYYWKPESCAGFLNKPAPEVQRVVLPPVVANVPTVLRNATLLGDTLFRFNGSGPGDLTNDGRRRRVAASLNRVRSAVPCRARS, from the coding sequence ATGAAAGCCAAATCTACCTGGATCGCTGTCGCGACCGTACTGGTCGCCGCTGCAGCACTGCAGGGGTGCTCGACCACGTCGAGTCGCCTCTCGGATGACGGTCAGTCTGACCAAATCGTATTTCCGGACCCGGCTTCGTCGTGGCCGAAGGACGGTACGTTCCCGAATATCGACAACCTGCGCATGCTGGCACCCGGCATGACGAAGTCTCAGCGCTATCCGCTGCTGGACCGGCCGCATTTCAATGAAGGCTTCCTTGGCGTGCGCGAATGGGACTACCTGTTCAACTTCCGCACGGGCCGCGCCGCGCCGAACGATGTCGTCCAGTGCCAGATGAAGGTCGTTTTCGACAAGAACGAGAAGACACGTGCGTACTACTGGAAGCCGGAATCCTGTGCTGGTTTCCTGAACAAGCCGGCTCCTGAAGTGCAACGAGTGGTTCTGCCGCCGGTTGTCGCCAACGTGCCAACGGTGCTGCGCAACGCAACGCTGTTAGGCGATACGCTCTTCCGGTTCAACGGCTCGGGCCCAGGTGATCTGACCAACGACGGCCGCAGGCGGAGGGTCGCGGCAAGTCTGAATCGGGTACGCAGTGCGGTACCCTGTCGCGCGCGAAGTTGA
- a CDS encoding ATP-binding protein: MLALVFLALGTAHPAQAEFRRDPTVPSHAVTLKTSIRVNGTSSPAPGSSTLQEPNDPMLLRIGVMANGLPPFDLVGIDGNYEGISADYLAMIASTLHAKVEVRAYATRDAALHDLSRDAIDVVATDPGQTEPAQGAIGFTPNQIIEIATRTTAHKLVGNQTLGYVNGQLDPQAILAAYPGRKLQAYATLLDALTQLSLGADVVLLSNATAASYITAQYGIPNLVAVNVSRLSVGDLSFLVRDPALRARFDAAIRAIPKPTRLAISTHWVPTALMPHFDKALNLTTEESAWIAAHPVARYRATNDRVPFVFSDEHGESVGLSVQVLGKIEERTGLRFEPVSADGNSDPDHATTPTIQPIVPVDGPSERTDGLTITEPYFQGYWAIVAHVRQHGINNILDLAGKRVAVVLPNPIIDRLRATVPLQVVKAASYRDAYRMVATGIADATLGNMMTANYLIRESYPEALRIVAPISGTPLNVGIGVPADEPMLLAILNKALLSLSREDINALRLRWSEPSSIAGSTETLPSWAWFSLSAGLVLLAISLLWSQSLRQQIQRRRRMEAVLHEQLAFQTSILDAIPQPIYLRDIDLRLMTCNAAFERALGCGRKQMRGRTIDQMPLKLGDVPLSMQTYRKVLATGEAATLDRTLMIEGKERIVLNWVEPLRNATGGVVGIIGGWIDMTERQQMVTELASAKDRAEAANRAKSAFLASISHEIRTPMNAILGMLELTLQDKRLPDDDRLQVETAQESAKSLIGLIDDILDASKMEAGKFVLTPQPAPLRQLIGDVTSLFGLAASRKGVQLEAIVDDAVAPCHMVDPLRFKQVLNNLVSNAVRFTDRGSVVIRLGATNLTPDCQSLTFSVSDTGTGIPEDGLKKLFQPFTQIGDTKRSAGGTGLGLSICQRLVTKMHGTIGITSEVGKGTTVTATIELPIAAEIAPVLQSEQQNQPASKPGKALRVLIVDDHAPNRILLQRQLEKLGHRAFTASDGCEALEKLTDATFDLIICDYSMPNMDGPTLTRTIRSSDLPYRTLPILGYTASAQPEIRAHAIECGMDAVMIKPVDMATLETTLAANVNRRAHPGLPGLALALAPCGKSALTA; encoded by the coding sequence ATGCTCGCACTCGTCTTCCTGGCGCTTGGCACCGCCCATCCCGCGCAGGCAGAATTCCGGCGTGATCCGACCGTGCCCTCTCATGCGGTGACATTAAAGACAAGCATCCGGGTCAACGGCACGTCTTCACCCGCTCCAGGGTCATCGACACTCCAGGAACCAAATGACCCGATGCTGCTGCGCATCGGCGTGATGGCAAACGGATTACCACCGTTCGATCTCGTTGGCATCGATGGCAACTACGAGGGCATCTCCGCCGACTATCTCGCGATGATCGCCAGCACGCTGCACGCAAAGGTCGAAGTCCGCGCGTACGCCACCCGAGATGCCGCGCTCCACGACCTTTCCCGCGATGCCATTGACGTGGTCGCAACCGACCCGGGCCAGACGGAGCCGGCACAAGGCGCCATTGGATTCACGCCGAACCAGATCATCGAGATCGCAACCCGCACCACTGCGCACAAGCTGGTTGGGAATCAGACGCTTGGATATGTGAATGGCCAGCTGGATCCTCAAGCCATCCTGGCAGCCTACCCTGGGCGCAAACTGCAAGCCTATGCCACCCTGCTGGACGCACTGACGCAGCTGTCGCTTGGCGCGGACGTCGTACTGTTGTCAAACGCCACGGCTGCCAGCTATATCACCGCGCAGTATGGCATTCCGAACCTGGTCGCGGTGAATGTCTCACGACTCTCCGTCGGTGACCTGTCGTTCCTCGTCCGGGACCCAGCGCTGCGCGCGCGGTTCGACGCGGCGATCCGCGCGATCCCAAAGCCCACGCGTCTGGCGATCTCCACCCACTGGGTGCCGACGGCATTGATGCCGCACTTCGACAAGGCGCTGAACCTCACGACGGAAGAAAGCGCCTGGATCGCCGCGCATCCCGTGGCTCGATACCGTGCTACCAATGACCGGGTTCCGTTCGTGTTTTCCGACGAGCATGGCGAATCGGTGGGACTCAGCGTGCAGGTACTCGGCAAGATCGAAGAGCGCACGGGGCTGCGATTCGAGCCCGTCAGCGCCGATGGCAATAGCGACCCCGACCACGCAACCACACCCACGATTCAGCCAATCGTGCCAGTTGATGGTCCCTCCGAGCGTACCGACGGTCTGACCATCACAGAGCCCTACTTCCAGGGGTACTGGGCCATCGTGGCGCACGTTCGGCAACACGGGATCAACAACATCCTGGATCTTGCCGGCAAGCGCGTTGCCGTCGTGTTGCCCAACCCTATCATTGACCGGCTTCGCGCAACCGTGCCGCTCCAGGTTGTCAAGGCCGCGTCCTATCGTGACGCCTACCGCATGGTTGCCACGGGCATCGCCGATGCGACGCTGGGCAACATGATGACCGCCAATTACTTGATACGCGAGTCCTATCCCGAAGCGCTTCGGATTGTCGCGCCCATCAGTGGCACGCCACTCAATGTTGGCATTGGCGTTCCCGCAGACGAGCCGATGCTGCTGGCCATTCTGAACAAGGCGTTGCTCAGCCTGTCGCGGGAGGACATCAACGCCTTGCGTCTGCGCTGGTCCGAGCCCAGCAGCATTGCAGGTAGTACGGAGACCTTGCCCTCCTGGGCGTGGTTCAGCCTGAGCGCCGGCCTGGTGCTGCTGGCGATATCGCTGCTGTGGTCGCAGTCACTGCGACAGCAGATCCAGCGCCGCCGCCGCATGGAGGCCGTCCTCCATGAGCAGCTTGCCTTTCAGACTTCCATCCTCGACGCCATTCCGCAACCTATCTATCTGCGCGATATCGACCTCAGACTCATGACCTGCAATGCGGCATTCGAGCGTGCCCTCGGCTGTGGCCGCAAGCAGATGCGTGGGCGCACGATTGACCAGATGCCGCTGAAGCTTGGCGACGTCCCATTGAGCATGCAGACCTATCGCAAGGTCCTGGCTACTGGCGAGGCGGCCACGCTCGACCGAACCCTCATGATTGAGGGCAAGGAACGCATCGTGCTGAACTGGGTGGAACCGCTGCGCAATGCCACGGGCGGCGTGGTGGGCATCATCGGCGGATGGATCGACATGACCGAACGCCAGCAAATGGTCACTGAACTGGCTTCCGCCAAGGACCGCGCCGAGGCCGCCAATCGTGCAAAGAGTGCATTCCTGGCGTCCATCAGCCACGAAATCCGCACACCGATGAACGCCATCCTGGGCATGCTGGAACTCACGCTTCAGGACAAGCGCCTGCCTGACGATGACCGCCTTCAGGTGGAAACCGCGCAGGAGTCCGCAAAATCGCTGATCGGGCTGATCGATGACATCCTTGACGCGTCGAAGATGGAAGCCGGCAAGTTCGTGTTGACGCCTCAGCCAGCGCCACTGCGCCAGCTCATCGGCGACGTCACGAGTCTCTTCGGGCTGGCAGCGTCGCGCAAGGGCGTCCAGCTTGAAGCCATCGTCGATGATGCCGTGGCCCCTTGCCACATGGTTGACCCGCTTCGTTTCAAGCAAGTTCTCAATAACCTCGTGTCGAACGCGGTGCGCTTCACCGACCGTGGCTCGGTGGTGATCCGACTCGGCGCCACCAATCTCACGCCAGATTGTCAAAGCCTGACGTTCTCGGTCAGCGATACCGGCACCGGGATTCCCGAAGATGGATTGAAGAAACTGTTCCAGCCATTCACGCAGATCGGCGACACCAAGCGTTCCGCCGGAGGTACGGGATTGGGTCTGTCCATTTGCCAACGGCTGGTGACCAAGATGCACGGCACGATTGGCATTACCAGCGAGGTAGGCAAAGGCACGACGGTCACCGCGACAATCGAGTTGCCGATTGCCGCCGAAATCGCGCCGGTCCTGCAATCGGAACAGCAAAATCAGCCCGCCTCCAAGCCCGGCAAGGCACTGCGCGTCCTCATCGTCGATGATCATGCGCCAAACCGCATCCTGCTGCAGCGGCAGCTTGAAAAACTCGGCCACCGCGCGTTCACCGCAAGTGACGGATGCGAGGCGCTTGAAAAGCTGACGGACGCTACCTTCGATCTGATCATCTGCGACTACTCCATGCCAAACATGGATGGCCCCACGCTGACGCGAACGATCCGCTCGAGCGATCTGCCGTATCGCACGCTGCCTATCCTGGGCTATACGGCCAGCGCACAACCAGAGATCCGCGCGCACGCAATCGAATGTGGGATGGATGCCGTGATGATCAAGCCTGTCGACATGGCCACGCTGGAGACAACGCTGGCGGCGAACGTCAACCGCCGCGCGCACCCTGGGTTGCCTGGGCTCGCACTTGCGCTTGCGCCTTGCGGAAAATCGGCACTCACGGCGTGA
- a CDS encoding tetratricopeptide repeat protein: protein MIRDWRKRTPESVDAIVAQAALDVELGDTASARTALEQVLATVPNHPRALAGLAHLALCAGDAKSAVDWFQQTGPEALDEAELSDWCEALTATGDLTHGADIARHLCERAPKAATSWFQLGLTLHHSGFHEQALDAYPKAHALDPDLDNLCNNIGAAYLQSGRTEEAMTPIRRAIELKPSNPLAWINLSDALLKLRRPDDAALAARRACALAPTMPLALQAQSNALKDLGQWADALALMEKAAMQAPVSGGIIWNLAMLQMLHGDYRNGLINFEHRWASPELAGTFPDLKAPIRRGESLAGKTLFLWGEQGFGDAMQFVRFVPGIAEFVRQQGGQLYYCCFSKLHTLFSRGLADVTPEVIPHDTPSLPRFGYHLPLCSAPLRLGTELDTLPADVPYLRADAAAASAWAQRLSASGKLNVGVVWSGSRGHQRNPLRAVPVAELAGALSDLPGIEFHSMQIDGGRNWQASPISISVITLRNCEATTTPPH, encoded by the coding sequence TTGATACGAGACTGGCGGAAGAGAACGCCGGAATCCGTAGATGCGATCGTTGCGCAGGCCGCGCTGGACGTGGAACTCGGCGACACGGCAAGCGCAAGAACCGCTCTTGAACAGGTACTTGCCACAGTCCCGAATCACCCGCGGGCGCTGGCAGGCTTGGCTCATCTGGCCCTGTGCGCCGGGGATGCGAAATCGGCCGTGGACTGGTTTCAGCAAACCGGCCCGGAAGCACTTGATGAAGCTGAATTGTCCGATTGGTGCGAAGCACTTACGGCTACGGGCGACCTGACGCACGGCGCGGACATTGCCAGGCATCTTTGCGAACGCGCACCCAAAGCCGCGACGTCCTGGTTTCAACTCGGGCTCACCCTGCATCACAGCGGCTTCCACGAGCAGGCACTGGATGCCTATCCCAAAGCACATGCGCTAGACCCTGACCTCGACAATCTCTGCAACAACATCGGCGCCGCATATCTGCAATCAGGCCGGACCGAAGAAGCCATGACACCGATCCGTCGGGCCATCGAGCTGAAGCCTTCCAATCCCCTGGCGTGGATCAACCTGTCGGATGCCTTGCTGAAACTGCGTCGCCCGGATGACGCCGCGTTGGCGGCCCGGCGCGCCTGCGCCCTGGCCCCAACGATGCCGCTCGCCTTGCAAGCGCAATCCAATGCGCTCAAGGACCTTGGCCAATGGGCAGATGCGCTGGCCCTGATGGAGAAGGCAGCGATGCAGGCGCCAGTTTCGGGCGGCATCATCTGGAATCTCGCCATGCTACAAATGCTGCACGGCGACTATCGCAATGGCCTGATCAATTTCGAACACCGCTGGGCTTCGCCAGAACTGGCGGGAACATTCCCGGATCTGAAGGCACCGATCCGGCGTGGCGAATCCCTCGCTGGCAAGACGCTGTTTCTGTGGGGCGAACAGGGCTTCGGTGACGCGATGCAGTTTGTCCGCTTCGTTCCCGGGATTGCGGAGTTCGTCAGACAGCAAGGTGGACAGTTGTACTACTGCTGCTTCTCGAAGCTTCATACCTTGTTCTCGCGCGGTCTTGCGGACGTGACCCCGGAGGTCATCCCGCATGACACTCCCAGTCTGCCCCGCTTCGGCTATCACCTGCCGCTTTGTAGCGCGCCTCTAAGACTTGGCACCGAACTGGATACGTTGCCCGCCGATGTGCCATATCTGCGTGCGGATGCTGCCGCCGCAAGCGCGTGGGCGCAACGCCTGTCGGCGTCTGGCAAGCTCAACGTCGGCGTGGTCTGGAGCGGCAGCCGTGGCCACCAGCGCAATCCGCTTCGCGCGGTGCCTGTCGCTGAGCTGGCCGGGGCGCTCAGCGACCTTCCCGGCATCGAGTTCCACAGCATGCAGATCGATGGGGGGCGGAACTGGCAAGCGTCCCCGATTTCGATATCCGTGATCACACTGCGGAACTGCGAAGCTACGACGACACCGCCGCACTGA
- a CDS encoding Hpt domain-containing protein codes for MSRVIISGEEWSGAERDELAASLTSLGLFTEEASAAASTDAADVVVVRWPLSVASQACLSVHSPPCLRLLMGDAGSLPSELPLSIDAMLPLHAGTVVIAETFAGLGFVPFSAADGERLWPALDALTGGDADIRMELVQSLVLTNTEDLVALSAACHALDWDQARAMAHRIKGTARMLDCQATVAVCQAIETASIRQDGDTVTALVPLLTQAIQRLLAALGAVPD; via the coding sequence ATGTCACGGGTGATCATCTCAGGTGAGGAATGGAGTGGCGCGGAGCGCGATGAACTCGCTGCAAGTCTGACGTCACTGGGGCTATTCACAGAAGAGGCAAGCGCTGCGGCATCCACCGATGCCGCGGACGTCGTCGTCGTTCGGTGGCCACTATCAGTGGCATCGCAGGCTTGCCTTTCCGTTCATTCACCTCCCTGTTTGCGACTGCTGATGGGTGATGCCGGCAGTCTGCCTTCGGAGTTGCCCCTATCTATCGATGCGATGCTTCCCCTCCACGCAGGCACGGTGGTGATCGCGGAAACGTTCGCTGGTCTTGGCTTTGTGCCATTCTCGGCGGCCGATGGAGAACGCCTGTGGCCAGCACTCGATGCCCTGACCGGGGGCGACGCCGATATTCGTATGGAGCTGGTGCAAAGCCTTGTCCTCACCAATACCGAGGACCTCGTGGCACTTTCGGCCGCTTGCCACGCTCTCGATTGGGATCAGGCGCGGGCAATGGCGCACCGGATCAAGGGAACCGCCCGGATGCTGGATTGCCAAGCGACGGTGGCGGTCTGCCAGGCGATTGAAACCGCCTCGATCCGGCAAGACGGTGATACGGTCACTGCCTTGGTGCCATTGCTGACACAGGCGATTCAACGCCTTCTTGCGGCGTTAGGCGCTGTACCGGACTGA
- a CDS encoding response regulator transcription factor → MITVLIVDDHPAVRLVIKTQLSQVLGVSSVLEADNGQAAIDVVRQCKPDLVILDLDIPKINGLEVIPRLKAIQPNIRVLVISGQDPMTFAPRAMQVGAKGFVSKMQDMTDIMRCVESVLAGYTLFPAEVVESGAVPGKAREDSELLQQLTDKEIQIMQMLSKGMSNKAIGDSLFISNKTVSSHKTRIMEKLHVTTLLELIDFARRCNIAP, encoded by the coding sequence ATGATTACCGTCCTCATTGTCGACGATCACCCAGCAGTCCGACTCGTTATCAAAACGCAGCTATCGCAAGTGCTCGGCGTTTCATCCGTGCTGGAAGCCGACAACGGCCAGGCGGCGATCGACGTTGTGCGGCAGTGCAAGCCCGATCTGGTTATCCTAGATCTCGATATTCCAAAGATCAATGGGCTTGAGGTGATCCCCCGCCTGAAGGCCATCCAGCCCAATATCCGGGTGCTCGTGATTTCGGGGCAGGATCCGATGACCTTTGCTCCTCGCGCCATGCAGGTGGGCGCAAAGGGCTTCGTCAGCAAGATGCAGGACATGACGGACATCATGCGCTGTGTGGAATCTGTCCTGGCAGGCTATACGCTCTTTCCCGCCGAGGTGGTTGAATCCGGTGCCGTGCCCGGCAAGGCCCGCGAAGATAGCGAACTGCTGCAGCAACTGACTGACAAGGAGATTCAGATCATGCAGATGCTGAGCAAGGGAATGTCGAACAAGGCCATTGGAGACTCGCTCTTCATCAGTAACAAGACCGTGAGTAGCCACAAAACGCGCATCATGGAAAAGTTACACGTCACGACGTTGCTGGAACTGATCGATTTTGCGCGGCGCTGCAATATTGCACCTTGA
- the mprA gene encoding MprA protease, GlyGly-CTERM protein-sorting domain-containing form gives MLHFGIEAALLDVDSALALLSGQPVVHVAASADTVQPGATLTLFAKGAPGFKVSGATIQWSQTAGPAVSITPVTSDSSGATAVLPTAGTYSFVATIRSDAGSVATDTVTVAATDPASVLSGSGGTSSVSPGGSDSGGSPPTAGGGTGGTASQAGGSGGGGAISPILALLLLFAGGLGYGLRKSLSA, from the coding sequence GTGTTGCACTTCGGAATTGAGGCCGCCCTGCTCGATGTGGACTCCGCGCTGGCGCTGTTGTCTGGGCAGCCCGTCGTGCATGTCGCGGCAAGTGCTGACACTGTGCAACCCGGAGCAACACTTACCCTTTTCGCGAAGGGAGCACCAGGCTTCAAAGTGAGTGGGGCCACTATCCAGTGGTCGCAAACGGCGGGCCCGGCAGTGTCAATCACGCCAGTGACTTCGGATAGCAGCGGCGCGACAGCAGTATTGCCAACTGCCGGTACGTACAGCTTTGTCGCGACGATCCGCAGTGACGCGGGTAGTGTGGCGACCGATACGGTGACTGTTGCCGCGACCGACCCTGCATCAGTGTTGTCGGGCAGTGGTGGAACCAGCAGCGTCTCGCCAGGTGGGAGCGATTCTGGTGGCTCTCCGCCGACGGCGGGTGGGGGCACGGGTGGCACGGCTTCCCAGGCCGGAGGTTCAGGCGGCGGCGGTGCGATCTCCCCGATCTTGGCATTGCTGCTGTTGTTCGCTGGCGGCCTGGGCTATGGACTAAGGAAGAGCCTAAGCGCATAG